The Xenopus tropicalis strain Nigerian chromosome 1, UCB_Xtro_10.0, whole genome shotgun sequence DNA segment ACaggaaacagcaacatttttggctttgttttaattaaaatattctcCTTTAGTATAAAGATGCATGAAAAACGAAACACAAAGCAGAAGAATGATGAAAAGACACCAGAAGGCGCTGTACCAGCATATCTGTTGGACAGAGAGGGTCAGACTCGCGCCAAAGTTCTATCCAATATGATAAAGCAAAAGAGGAAAGAGAAAGCTGTAAGTAATATTGTATGGTAAACAACAGACAGTTACCGGCCTTGCCAATTGGGCCTCTCCCATTTGCAGCATTATGACCACTTATTGCATTTTTTGGTTGTTCCTTTTTGACTTTAGGGTAAATGGGAAGTGCCACTGCCTAAAGTGCGTGCTCAAGGAGAGACAGAAGTGCTGAAAGTAATCCGCACTGGCAAGAGAAAGAAGAAGGCCTGGAAAAGAATGGTCACCAAAGTGTGCTTTGTAGGCGATGGCTTTACCCGAAAGCCTCCCAAGTATGAAAGATTCATCAGACCTATGGTGAGTTATTTATAGTTGAGGTTTCTTGGGTTTCAGTGTGTTCGTATCCTGCCCTTTATAAAAGTGTTTTACTACGGGAAcgcaaatattatttatattgagGTGGGCCCTCTTGTACCCATTTTGTAGTTTACAGACTAGCTTTGTAGATTGCAAAACTACTGGTGATTGTATATGGTGGTAGACATGGGTCACATCATTTCAGCCTTTCCACACACaggagtttaaaggagaatgcaagtcaaaatttaaaaagcatactgcccaatagtcctcctattgtttagtaaaaacgccacacttttggctcacctaatcaaatatttactcaaacttacttcacattttctagaacaggcagccatctctaaacaggtattctcccttcctttccctccttgtttcatactgcacatgtgtttcattccctccccccctcccatctgccagatccgcttctgattggctggtgggcatgtgtagataagaacagcagacaggatcaagttacacacatgctcagagaataggaaggctgccgctggcacctacaggaaggggagagagatttcagtgatgtcactgtaggcttcacactgctgtaggctgccagcaccatatctcagagaagcaagcagggatatgggaatttagatatgcagtaagtacttaaaaagaatgcctttagacttacttttaatttatattaacctttcattgtcctttaagtagcAGAGGCTTGACTGACAGGTATATCATGTAGTAAAAGCATTTCCACTCTAGTTTTATTTCAAGCGTTGAAGATTTTATCAGATCATATGTGGAGCCCACATATTGCTACCATTTGATTCCAGGGAGTCCCTAagtttgtatataaaataataggCTGAAGTAGAACTACTGTGCCTCTAACCCAGacccagtcttttttttttcatttatattgtaAGTGTTGTGTTATGGGAGCCTGCATACCAGATAAAAAAACTTTGGAAGTCCCCCAACCTTGCTCAAGAGCTCCATAGACCTTGTGTGACACCATTTTTAATGCAATAGCCATGAAGGTTCCCTTTCTCTAACATACATTTTCTCTACAGGGCTTACGTTTTAAGAAAGCACACGTGACACATCCTGAACTTAAAGCCACATTCTGCCTTCCTATTCTTGGTGTAAAGAAGAACCCCTCCTCTCCACTATATACAACATTAGGTGTCATTACTAAAGGGACAGTTATAGAGGTGAACGTAAGCGAGCTCGGTCTTGTCACACAAGGAGGCAAAGTCGTTTGGGGTAAGTAGTCTTTTCTTATATGAGCTAAACAGATATTATGTTGTTGGGAATGTTATTTGGCTATATTACAGACCTGGGGCAGGATCACTTACTATTCCCTAGTGTTATAGGCAGGTAGTTGGCCCATGGTACAatgaaaaaacagacaaaaaaaaacattttataataatttagTCTTTACCACTTATGCCTAATTCTTACTTTAGATGTAGTTAATGGctttaatgcatttaaaaaaaaaatctgctttgatGGGTgcacctttaaatatttattttttaacctaTTTCTCTTGTCTTTTTTCCCCTTTAGGAAAATATGCACAAGTCACAAATAATCCAGAAAATGATGGGTGTATAAATGCAGTTCTGCTAGTATaacactgattattttttttctgcaaaattgtCAAATAAAATGGATTTCCCAATAAAATGTTGGTATTTATGGAAATGGAATTTGTAGAAAATGAAATGATtgcatgtctgtttttttttttcttgcagttaCAAGTGCCAGATACTTGTTTAGTTTTATTTGGGAACAGGATCGGATCTGGGTAAAGCACACCAGGCAATATCCAAATGGCATCTGTAATTTGAGGCTGGTTTGGTTTAGGCACTGGGCAAGAGTTGCAGGTATTTTACTTGCTCTCAGGTACTATTTTCCTTTTACATTGCTCACTGCAGTAACTATAGGGGCCTAGAAGGAAGGAAAGGCACAGGTTGTTGGAGAACAGTGATCTGAGCGCAAACTGATTAAACATTACTGAGTCTAAAGATTTGCTATTCACAAAGCAgcattttaggctgatgccagactgGTGAGGATTGGCCAAGAATCTGCCCGTACGCTGAATTTGGCACAAAACTGCTTACGCGAGCAGGCACAACAATATTTTGACACATAGAGGCAGACTCTCAGCCTTTGTTTATCCAGAGGCTGAGCATCAGCCTTAGGTAATGGTGTCAATAACtctatacagatcagctgggcaGATACAGCAAAAGTTAGGGGTCATGTATGCCAAATCGGAGGCTTCAGGTTTTATAAAGATTAAACATCAGTCCGTGCCTCGGTGGATCTTACAATTCATGGTCCCTCTCCCGTGCCAGAGCAGGGTAACTTGATCCCACCATAAGACTTCACCTCAAGTACTACTTACAGCTGAGTTTGTTTCTCATTCTTTTCTTCTGTCCTACATTTATCTTGAACTTCTTCCctggcctgcctgcctgcttctgcTCTGTGTGAAGCACTGGATAGGTACATTTGCCTGTCTGGAATGGAGAGCTGTGTTTTGATTGGGTAGGTGCAGGAAAGTATTAGCCCAACTAATTGGTTAAATTTGTAAAGTAAATGGCCTAAATATTGAGCATCTGTGCAGCAAATGGGGAGATTAAAGGTGGGTGTGAGGACTGCCAGGAAGGAGGGCAGTTCCTTCTGAATCTTGGGTCCCTTGAGCTGGACCTGCTGGGGTGGCAGAACCTGCCAGGACTGGGAATAACTAAGATTTTTCAAGGTATCCTTGtaagccagtccaaccctgcctgtcaATTTATTCACACTATATAGTCTGTTTTATCAGCAGTCTCTTTAACTCTCCGTGCAATCAGTTCAAACCAAATGCTATTTCCTTGTAATCTGACTATAATCAaatcaaacacattttatttttgccaaACTGTTTTTATGGGCCTCTGAGGCCAGAGACTGTGAGTTAAATAGTATAAAATAGTCACTTAAAGCACAGACAAAAGGTAGTGTAGTAGTGACCACAATGCGCCCCTAGAGTTGTGCCTTCCCCCTGATAGGCCTCTATCATTTGAACCACCAGGAAAGCTTCCACGTTGGATTTGTCCCATGAAAGTATCTTTTCTGCTTCCTGTGTGGCTAGATACCAAAGCGAGTGGCTGTTTGTCTGCTAAATGGGGATAGGCTGACTTTCTGCAATGCAAAGTTCTGCCACCTTCAGACGACATATGTCATGGCAGCAGGTGGGGCTGTTGTTTCAATTCCAATATAGTTATGGTttcaaaactgctaatatcttaaaatttagggaaacaaaatgtaagtTGTAAATGAGAGCGCTCTTAGCAGTTTTAACTTTAGTTCTGagtgtttacatttcctttaattccAAGGGTGTTTATTATCCAGGAAAATGTCCTGATTGTTATAAAAATGTGTTACACAACACAATTCTCCTGGAGAAAACCAGTATAAgctatgcattatttatatatatatatatatatatatatccaaaaaagaccagcaacaccgagttatgttccaaaaacaatcaattgtgtattaaaaacgcatgaacagccaacgttacgtttcggtccccatcgggacctttctcaaggccttgagaaaggtcccgatggggaccgaaacgtaacgttggctgttcatgcgtttttaatacacaattgattgtttttggaacataactcggtgttgctggtcttttttggatatttaagtcatttaccttgcacccgagctaagagctgaagcagagtgccaccctgggtttgctatatatatatatatatatatatatatatatatatatatatatatatatatatatatatatatatattctgaaacTTACTTTATGGACATGACGCatacgtaaaaataaaaaatttgaatgtaaaattgctcagggttcttttctaagcacttttctCATCTCTCTtttgagcagagcaacatcagaatacttctctgttttccttctgaaggtatctctctctctgactgtacagttacatcaaatgaccagcaggtggcagctAATAAAAACTTGTTTGGAAattggaaataataaaaaatgaatgtaatcaGCAAACATGCTTAGAAATGTACCCTGAGAAATTTTACGTAACAtttttttacttaccctttaaaagaaACCATTTATACGCAGGAATGAGCTGCTAATATGGGCACTTAAATGGGGGTTTATGATCTACAAATACAGTACAAAAAATGAAAAGGAGATGGCTTTATGTACCTTCTTCAGAAAAGTCATTTTAATAAACATGTCTGCTTATTCCATGAGACAAAATACAGTTATTATAAAAGCAGTAGAACTTTTTATGTATCAGAAAGGAAGGAGATTTGCTTTACAGCTGTTGTAGGTCATGTATATATAATCATTATGTAAatgttaatatatacatatatattatagctTCTCACTTGTAGGCTTCCTTGGGTGTTTCGGCGGCGTATGATAAACATAGCCTTTCCTTCAGCACTGGCACCATAATTCCTCATCAGATAAGTAATAAAGCTCATGTTTATTTTACAAACCAACCTGCTAAACATGTTTGTAACAAAAGTTGAAACATACTAACGTATAAAGCAATGCACAGTTCTCCATAGAATTCACTTAAAAGTCCTCTACACTGACGGGGGTGGGGGTTAAAGTTTCCCAAACATCACAAATTCTTGGCATGTTCATGGGACCATTCATGGAAGCAGAAGAAGACAACATGTGCCACTGCATTTATAGAACACTGCTGGGTGCTGATTTGTGCCTTCCCCAAAATCTGCCTTCACCCCCAAGGGTGCCATTAAGGATGCAGCAATGTTCAAAGTGACATATTTATTTTGCActtctgtaaaaatataaaagtaaacgATATCTAGAGGGAGAAATCCAGGCGGCAGTGGA contains these protein-coding regions:
- the nsa2 gene encoding ribosome biogenesis protein NSA2 homolog codes for the protein MPQNDYIELHRKRYGYRLDYHEKKRKKESREAHERSQKAKKLIGLKAKLYHKQRHAEKIQMKKTIKMHEKRNTKQKNDEKTPEGAVPAYLLDREGQTRAKVLSNMIKQKRKEKAGKWEVPLPKVRAQGETEVLKVIRTGKRKKKAWKRMVTKVCFVGDGFTRKPPKYERFIRPMGLRFKKAHVTHPELKATFCLPILGVKKNPSSPLYTTLGVITKGTVIEVNVSELGLVTQGGKVVWGKYAQVTNNPENDGCINAVLLV